TACAGTCGATGAGGCACAGAAAGCAGGGCTCTCTCTTGGGAGTTTTCCAGTAGTAGTAAAAGCACAAATTCATGCTGGCGGAAGAGGCAAAGGCGGTGGTGTTAAGCTTGCGAAAAGTCCGGAGGAATTGAGGAACTATGCCGCCCAGATTCTCGGCATGCAACTCGTAACACATCAAACAGGTCCCAAGGGGCAAAAGGTTCAGAGACTGCTTATTGAGCAAGGCATGAAGATTGACCGAGAGTTCTATGCAGGAATTCTCCTCGATCGTGCACAGTCCAAGGATGTGTTCATGGTGTCTACTGAAGGTGGGATGGACATTGAAGAGGTGGCGGCAAGGGCGCCTGATAAAATTGTCAAGGTCACTATTGATCCAGTCTCTGGTTTTCAACCTTTCCATGCGCGACGGCTTGCGTTTGCCCTGGGCTTAAGTGGCGCGGCGATGAAGGCCGCAATCTCATGTTTTGAAAAGTTATACAAGGCTTATTGTTCGGCAGATTGCAGTTTAGTGGAGATTAATCCGCTTATACTATCAGGTGACCAGATCGTTGCGCTGGACGCAAAGGTAACGTTTGATGATAACGCTCTTGACCGCCATCCTGAGTATGCGGAGTTAAGGGACTTAGCCGAGGAAGATCCCGCTGAAATAGAGGCTTCAAAGTCCAACTTGAATTTCATCAAACTGGACGGAAACATTGGGTGCATGGTCAATGGCGCAGGTCTCGCGATGGCGACCATGGATATCATAAAATTGCACGGCGGAGAACCTGCAAATTTCCTTGATGTAGGCGGCGGCGCAAACGCCCAATCAGTATCCGCGGCGTTCAAAATAATTCTAACTGACAAGAATGTCAAAGCCATCCTCATAAACATTTTCGGTGGAATCGTTCGTTGTGACCGGGTTGCGGCAGGAGTCATTGAGGCAACCAAATCGGAGCATGTTCACGTGCCAGTTGTAGTGAGGCTTGAAGGCAACAACTCAGATGTCGCTCAGAAAATGTTGTCGGAGTCAGGACTAAACTTGCTGGCCGCAAAGGACTTGACCGATGCAGCAATGAAAGCCTGCTCGGCGGTGAAAGGTATATAGAATGAGCATTTTATTGAACAAGAATACACGTGTGGTTGTGCAAGGAGTTACAGGTTCTGAAGGCTCCTTCCACACACAGCAAATGCTGGAATACAGTACATCGATCGTAGCAGGAGTGACTCCGGGCAAAGGCGGAACTGTTGTTAACGAACAAATTCCAGTGTATAATACGGTTCGAGAAGCGGTCGAAAGGGAGGGTGCAAATGCCTCCGTAATTTTTGTTCCTCCGTTGTTTGCAGCGGATGCGATTCTGGAGGCGATAGATGCTGGGCTTGGACTCGTGGTGGCAATCACTGAAGGAGTGCCGGTGCGCGATATGGTTACAGTGAAGCGTGCTCTGCATGGATCAAATACCAGACTCATAGGACCAAACTGCCCGGGAATCATAACGCCCGGCGTTGGGAAAATGGGGATAATGCCGGCATTTATTCATAAGGAAGGGAAATGCGGTCTGATATCACGAAGCGGTACCCTGACGTATGAGGCAGTTAAGCAGTTGAGTGACAGAAACATTGGTCAGTCAACGTGTGTGGGCATTGGCGGTGACCCCGTGCCTGGTACTAATTTCCTCGATGTACTTAAACTTTTCAATGCTGATTCGGAAACCAATGCTGTCGTAATGATCGGAGAGATTGGCGGTTCGGCGGAGGAAGAAGCAGCAGAATACATTAAGAGCGAGTTCAAGAAGCCAGTAGTAGGCTTCATTGCAGGGCAAACTGCTCCTCCCGGCCGCCGCATGGGTCATGCAGGTGCGATCATCGCTGGTGGCAAAGGCACAGCGAAAGAAAAGATCACGGCAATGGAGAGAGCCGGAATTCACATGTCTAGTTCACCAGCCGATATCGGCGCAACAATGGAAAAAGTACTTGGAAGGTAGTCTCTTCAAATGATGGAACGTACGTTGATGATTATTAAGCCGGACGCTGTAGCGGCAAGGCATATTGGTGACATCGTTGCTCGGGTTGAGAAGGAAGGTTTTCAAATCACCGGTTTAAGGTATGTTCAGCTTACTGCGGACCAAGCCCAGGAGTTTTATGCAATTCACAAGGAGCGGCCGTTCTTCGCCGACCTGGTACGTTATATGACAAGCGGTCCTGTCGTGGTAGGCAGACTCGAACGTATTGATGCTGTAAATCACTGGCGTACGGTCATAGGATCTACTGATCCGCAAAAAGCCGCTGATGGCACGATTAGAAAATTGTACGGAACAAGTATAGAGGCAAACGCTGTCCATGGTTCAGATTCACCGGAAAATGGAGTGCGTGAAACCGACTTCTTTTTCTTGTAATTATCTCTAACTTAGTCATTGCAAAGAGTAGGATCGATAGCCTGTAAGGCCAGGCTCACACCTTGCGTTTTGCTGGTTTGTACTACTGCATTCTTTGTGAGTGCAACTGCGAGCAACTCATGGGAAGACTTGGCCGTTTTAGTAATTGTTTGCAGTCTATCTTACATCTGCCTGGGTGTTAGCGCAAATCGATTGGCTAAGGGATTGCGAGCAGCGTGGACTCTTCTATTGTTGGCAACTGGATTCCACTTAGGATTCAGAATCATAAACGATCTCGTCATTGCTCGCACAGAGTTGGATTTAGGTACGGCATCAACTGAAACAACCTTCTTTCTGCTTCGAATTTTGTTGCTTATTGCAATGTCGGTGCTTGTGCTTTCCAAGCATTCACCTGCCGTTTATGCAGAATCAGTGCTGCGACGTTTGAGACCCATTCTTGGACCACAACTGGCAAACAGCACAAGTCATGTGACGCTGATTTCACTCGCGCTTCTCCCACAGATACAGGAACATGCACGGCTTCGTCAATTGGCCAGGGAAATTCGCGGTATCAATAGTGGGCGAGTTTCCGCATTTCGTGTCAACGCGTTCAGGCAGGAGTTGATAGCCATGCTGCGCTTCGCGATTGATTTTGCAGCAACTGTGGCCATTGTTTTGTGGTCAAGAGGTTTTACACCCGCCGCTAGATTTCCCACAAGACAATTGGATTCGAATGGTACAGGGATCTTTGCGGCAATTTTCTTTTGCGCATCGTGCCTATACACCCTATTGAACTAGCCGACAAATTGGTCAGG
This sequence is a window from bacterium. Protein-coding genes within it:
- the sucC gene encoding ADP-forming succinate--CoA ligase subunit beta, with translation MKIHEYQAKKILSSYGVPVPQGFPAFTVDEAQKAGLSLGSFPVVVKAQIHAGGRGKGGGVKLAKSPEELRNYAAQILGMQLVTHQTGPKGQKVQRLLIEQGMKIDREFYAGILLDRAQSKDVFMVSTEGGMDIEEVAARAPDKIVKVTIDPVSGFQPFHARRLAFALGLSGAAMKAAISCFEKLYKAYCSADCSLVEINPLILSGDQIVALDAKVTFDDNALDRHPEYAELRDLAEEDPAEIEASKSNLNFIKLDGNIGCMVNGAGLAMATMDIIKLHGGEPANFLDVGGGANAQSVSAAFKIILTDKNVKAILINIFGGIVRCDRVAAGVIEATKSEHVHVPVVVRLEGNNSDVAQKMLSESGLNLLAAKDLTDAAMKACSAVKGI
- the sucD gene encoding succinate--CoA ligase subunit alpha, coding for MSILLNKNTRVVVQGVTGSEGSFHTQQMLEYSTSIVAGVTPGKGGTVVNEQIPVYNTVREAVEREGANASVIFVPPLFAADAILEAIDAGLGLVVAITEGVPVRDMVTVKRALHGSNTRLIGPNCPGIITPGVGKMGIMPAFIHKEGKCGLISRSGTLTYEAVKQLSDRNIGQSTCVGIGGDPVPGTNFLDVLKLFNADSETNAVVMIGEIGGSAEEEAAEYIKSEFKKPVVGFIAGQTAPPGRRMGHAGAIIAGGKGTAKEKITAMERAGIHMSSSPADIGATMEKVLGR
- the ndk gene encoding nucleoside-diphosphate kinase, with the translated sequence MERTLMIIKPDAVAARHIGDIVARVEKEGFQITGLRYVQLTADQAQEFYAIHKERPFFADLVRYMTSGPVVVGRLERIDAVNHWRTVIGSTDPQKAADGTIRKLYGTSIEANAVHGSDSPENGVRETDFFFL